A single genomic interval of Bacteroidales bacterium harbors:
- a CDS encoding DUF4139 domain-containing protein — protein MKNLFCLLAALLPLLVLGNDEKVLSTNISSVTVFLNGAQVEREGSVYLAAGNYDLVIEGLPKNIDPSSINVTGKGNVVIMSIESRINYLKAQMKPKNVLMLEDSLELLQNNLNMQNAMLSVYNNEEQMILANKAIGGTEKGVDIAALKANAEFYRVRLTEIKTNQININLKIKNLNKDISRIQSQLKELEQKQNQPTSEIVLKVLVKSAGNATIITKYNVDNAGWIPMYDIRAEDSESAVKLVFKAGVFQNTGENWNKAKLTLSTSNPKQNNVKPVLNPWYLYFAKTYSSSGRTSSYRYKTFAAPASAEEAPLSADKENFKADISNYISVEEFPINVEYKIDIPYTVESNGKTCIIQMQDYSLNAEFKHFAVPKIETNAFLLARITGWEKYNLLQGEANVFFRDTYVGKTFLNPFGTTDTLDVSMGQDKAISIKRDMIKDFTSDKFIGSSRRITKGWEITVRNSKNKDVNIILEDQFPLSSNKDIEVEKLEYSGGTIEETTGKVTWNLTLKPNEVKKLTIKYLVKFPKEKRVVVY, from the coding sequence CACAAGTGGAGCGGGAAGGAAGTGTTTACCTTGCAGCAGGGAACTACGATTTAGTAATAGAGGGACTGCCTAAAAACATTGACCCGTCCAGCATTAATGTTACTGGAAAAGGAAATGTTGTAATTATGTCTATTGAAAGCAGAATTAACTATTTAAAAGCTCAAATGAAACCAAAAAACGTTCTTATGCTTGAAGATTCGCTTGAATTATTGCAAAACAACTTAAATATGCAGAACGCAATGTTGTCTGTGTATAATAATGAAGAACAAATGATTTTGGCAAACAAGGCTATAGGCGGCACAGAAAAAGGCGTGGATATCGCAGCTTTAAAAGCAAATGCAGAGTTTTATCGCGTAAGATTAACTGAAATAAAAACAAATCAAATTAATATAAATTTAAAAATAAAGAATTTAAACAAGGATATATCAAGGATTCAGTCGCAACTAAAAGAATTAGAACAAAAGCAAAATCAGCCTACAAGCGAAATAGTTTTGAAAGTATTAGTGAAATCAGCTGGAAATGCTACTATTATAACAAAATACAATGTTGATAATGCCGGCTGGATTCCAATGTATGATATTAGGGCAGAAGACTCGGAATCAGCGGTAAAATTGGTTTTCAAGGCTGGTGTGTTTCAAAACACAGGAGAAAACTGGAATAAAGCAAAATTAACTTTGTCAACTTCAAACCCAAAGCAAAATAATGTTAAGCCTGTTTTAAATCCTTGGTATTTGTATTTTGCAAAAACTTATTCAAGTTCAGGAAGAACATCATCATATAGATATAAAACTTTTGCCGCTCCTGCTAGTGCTGAAGAAGCTCCTTTATCTGCTGACAAAGAAAATTTTAAAGCGGACATAAGTAATTACATTAGTGTAGAAGAATTCCCTATAAATGTTGAGTATAAGATTGATATCCCATATACCGTGGAATCTAATGGAAAAACTTGTATCATTCAAATGCAAGATTATTCCTTAAATGCAGAGTTTAAGCATTTTGCAGTTCCAAAAATAGAAACCAATGCATTTTTGCTTGCTCGCATAACAGGTTGGGAAAAATATAATCTATTGCAAGGTGAAGCAAATGTGTTTTTTAGAGACACTTATGTTGGCAAAACATTCCTAAATCCATTTGGAACCACAGATACATTAGATGTTTCAATGGGACAGGACAAAGCAATTTCCATAAAAAGAGATATGATTAAAGATTTCACAAGTGATAAATTTATAGGTTCTTCTCGTAGAATAACAAAAGGCTGGGAAATAACAGTTAGAAATAGCAAAAATAAAGATGTAAATATTATATTAGAAGACCAATTCCCATTATCTTCAAATAAGGATATTGAAGTTGAAAAACTTGAATACAGCGGTGGAACAATAGAAGAAACTACTGGCAAGGTAACTTGGAATTTAACTCTAAAACCAAACGAAGTAAAGAAATTAACTATAAAATATTTGGTTAAGTTTCCAAAAGAAAAGAGAGTT